From a region of the Panicum virgatum strain AP13 chromosome 2K, P.virgatum_v5, whole genome shotgun sequence genome:
- the LOC120665560 gene encoding uncharacterized protein LOC120665560: MVDHAREETWIVNIRNRLDEQFADLTKLKPALAALDTSKDKPSIYWTGSHPERFPVGILLLKSSGNVAEKDHMWEYVAFMTRWLGLDVTLFLRYMKEREDLVKSYYHSGGEDYQRYFVFRESNALQESLLIAGCFLATAILLLQKVRNGAEILRGSRGNNSDPADQRSLQFSILYQRIMKDQIKTKIDMLRIRNQIPWFVVEAVFAHSSLSGLFGATRIDRLAMSCFDDLYPRVNKSKVKGGNLPSGGFKHLLHIFHWTRTPEEEGRWLVHTKPEQEQQPAKRFAEFYIPNAMNLLESATSFKRLDSSSIDVEYSNKRISALMQVTPLHLFSYSYEIFCQLLNFEQRYPAYGLPVTAHFACMKSLLQTKEDVKLFQKKGIVNMMKGEENVLNFLYNVGCFLVDEVRASIPDDLDSLSEKVIEHHERDVSIAYSEFKSQFCPNRWVIISVLAAITLFVLTFIQTVYSALAYYKGS, encoded by the exons ATG GTAGACCACGCTCGTGAGGAAACGTGGATTGTCAACATAAGAAATCGACTAGATGAACAGTTCGCCGATCTAACTAAACTAAAGCCCGCATTAGCGGCTCTAGACACCAGCAAGGACAAGCCATCAATATACTGGACTGGTAGCCATCCCGAAAGGTTTCCTGTCGGTATCCTCCTCCTCAAGAGCTCGGGCAATGTGGCTGAAAAGGACCACATGTGGGAATATGTTGCGTTTATGACCAGATGGCTCggtctcgacgtgactttgttcCTTAGATACATGAAGGAGAGGGAAGATCTAGTCAAGAGCTACTATCACTCCGGCGGTGAGGATTATCAGAGGTACTTTGTTTTTAGAGAAAGCAACGCTCTCCAGGAGTCATTGCTGATCGCCGGTTGCTTTTTAGCTACTGCGATTCTCTTGTTGCAGAAGGTCCGGAATGGTGCCGAAATTCTACGAGGGTCCAGAGGTAACAATAGTGATCCAGCAGATCAAAGGTCCCTGCAATTTTCAATTCTATACCAAAGAATAATGAAAGATCAGATAAAGACCAAAATCGACATGTTGCGCATCAGAAACCAGATTCCGTGGTTTGTTGTCGAGGCTGTATTTGCACATTCAAGCTTAAGCGGGCTGTTTGGTGCCACCCGCATCGACAGACTAGCAATGTCGTGTTTTGATGATCTCTACCCTAGAGTGAACAAATCCAAGGTTAAGGGCGGCAACCTCCCATCCGGCGGCTTCAAACATCTACTGCACATCTTCCATTGGACCCGGACACCCGAAGAAGAAGGCAGGTGGCTGGTGCATACAAAACCCGAACAAGAGCAGCAGCCTGCAAAACGGTTTGCGGAGTTTTACATTCCTAATGCAATGAACTTGCTTGAATCCGCAACTAGTTTTAAACGGCTCGACAGTAGCTCGATCGATGTGGAATACTCTAACAAGAGAATATCAGCACTTATGCAAGTAACACCCCTGCACTTGTTCTCATACAGCTACGAAATATTCTGCCAGCTTCTGAACTTTGAACAGCGGTACCCGGCGTATGGGCTTCCCGTGACAGCCCATTTCGCATGTATGAAAAGCCTATTACAGACCAAAGAAGATGTTAAACTATTTCAGAAGAAAGGCATTGTGAACATGATGAAGGGGGAAGAGAATGTTCTGAACTTTCTATACAACGTAGGGTGTTTCTTGGTGGATGAAGTAAGAGCCAGCATACCCGATGACCTCGACAGCCTATCGGAAAAGGTGATCGAGCATCATGAAAGAGATGTCAGTATAGCGTACTCGGAGTTCAAGAGCCAGTTCTGCCCCAACCGATGGGTGATCATATCGGTCCTCGCCGCCATCACTTTGTTCGTGCTGACATTTATTCAGACAGTATACAGTGCACTTGCCTATTACAAAGGTTCTTGA